A genomic window from Thiomonas arsenitoxydans includes:
- a CDS encoding flagellar basal body-associated FliL family protein: MAEQEAKAKEKGGGKTKLIIIILVAVIVLMAGGGAAAFFLMKPKAAPTAAELAAEAAAEKAKNMRFISMEPFVTNLQSTDGTVHYLQVKIDLKTYDPLVEGKVKLMTPELRNNILRILAAQSIDKVDSVEGRDHLREDILHSVNKVLEGAPAVAAAGGEHGGGGGAAAAAHGHDGAPIDGVFFTAFVVQ; encoded by the coding sequence ATGGCGGAACAAGAGGCCAAGGCCAAGGAAAAGGGCGGCGGCAAGACCAAGTTGATCATCATCATTCTGGTGGCGGTGATCGTGCTGATGGCCGGGGGCGGCGCGGCGGCATTTTTTCTGATGAAGCCCAAGGCGGCGCCCACCGCGGCCGAGCTGGCTGCGGAGGCTGCGGCCGAGAAGGCGAAGAACATGCGTTTCATCAGCATGGAGCCGTTTGTCACCAATCTGCAGAGTACCGACGGCACAGTGCATTACCTGCAGGTCAAGATCGATCTCAAGACTTACGATCCTTTGGTTGAAGGCAAGGTCAAGCTCATGACGCCCGAACTCCGCAACAACATTCTGCGCATCCTCGCGGCCCAGTCGATCGACAAGGTCGATTCGGTGGAAGGGCGCGATCATCTGCGCGAAGACATCCTGCATTCGGTGAACAAGGTGCTCGAAGGCGCGCCTGCGGTGGCCGCTGCAGGTGGGGAACATGGCGGCGGGGGCGGCGCGGCTGCCGCTGCGCATGGACATGACGGGGCGCCGATCGACGGCGTGTTTTTTACCGCTTTCGTGGTGCAGTGA
- the fliM gene encoding flagellar motor switch protein FliM — protein sequence MVQDVLSQDEVDALFGGISGEEPVAEPEAADEGGVRPYDLASQDRIVRGRMPTLEVINERFARLWRVSLFNFLRRASEISVSSVKLTKYNEFIRGLVVPSNLNLVQMKPLRGTALFIFDPRLIFSVIDNFFGGDGRFHARIEGRDFTPLEQRIIKRMLDMVFKEYKTAWAPVLPLEPELTRSEVNPQFVNIATPTEVVIVSTFDVEIEGGGGSLHVCIPYSMVEPIRDQLTTGMTTDRSEVDHRWVKALQTEMREAEVEMRVELLQRQILVRELLNLRVGDVLPVDMPETVIARVDGIPVLLGEYGRHEDKMALKIRQQLFPEVPEKAQLLAHGAH from the coding sequence ATGGTTCAAGACGTCCTCTCCCAAGACGAAGTCGACGCGCTGTTCGGCGGCATTTCAGGCGAAGAGCCGGTGGCCGAACCGGAGGCGGCGGATGAAGGGGGCGTGCGTCCTTACGACCTGGCCAGCCAGGACCGCATCGTGCGCGGGCGCATGCCCACGCTGGAAGTCATCAACGAGCGCTTCGCCCGGCTGTGGCGGGTGAGTCTGTTCAACTTTCTGCGGCGCGCCTCTGAAATCTCGGTGTCGTCGGTGAAGCTGACCAAGTACAACGAGTTCATTCGCGGCCTGGTCGTGCCCAGCAATCTCAATCTGGTGCAGATGAAACCTTTGCGCGGAACCGCGTTGTTCATCTTCGACCCGCGGCTGATTTTCAGCGTGATCGACAACTTTTTCGGGGGAGATGGCCGCTTTCACGCCCGCATCGAGGGCCGCGACTTTACCCCGCTGGAGCAGCGCATCATCAAGCGCATGCTCGACATGGTGTTCAAGGAATACAAAACCGCCTGGGCGCCCGTGCTGCCGCTGGAGCCCGAGCTCACGCGCTCCGAAGTCAACCCGCAGTTCGTCAACATCGCCACCCCGACCGAGGTGGTCATCGTCTCCACCTTCGATGTCGAGATCGAGGGCGGCGGCGGTAGCCTGCACGTGTGCATCCCGTACAGCATGGTCGAACCCATCCGCGACCAGCTCACCACCGGCATGACCACAGACCGCAGCGAGGTCGACCACCGCTGGGTCAAGGCCTTGCAGACTGAAATGCGCGAGGCCGAAGTGGAAATGCGCGTCGAACTGCTGCAACGGCAAATTCTGGTGCGCGAACTGCTGAATCTGCGGGTCGGCGATGTCCTGCCGGTGGACATGCCCGAAACCGTGATTGCCCGCGTGGACGGCATTCCCGTGCTGCTGGGCGAGTATGGCCGGCACGAAGACAAGATGGCGCTCAAGATTCGCCAGCAGCTTTTCCCGGAGGTGCCCGAGAAGGCGCAACTCCTGGCGCACGGCGCGCACTGA
- the fliN gene encoding flagellar motor switch protein FliN — translation MAEDTSTDTAAADDLAAWGEAMAEQGVSAEPAAAAAEPPKVQPAPFAELRADQGGGAPNNQLDLVMDIPVTLSVELGRTKIQIRELLQLAQGSVVDLDRLAGEPMDVLVNGFLIARGEVVLVNDKFGIRLTDIVSPTERARRLA, via the coding sequence ATGGCAGAAGACACCTCCACCGACACCGCAGCCGCCGACGATCTGGCAGCCTGGGGCGAAGCCATGGCGGAGCAGGGCGTATCCGCCGAGCCTGCAGCCGCTGCGGCAGAGCCGCCCAAGGTGCAACCCGCCCCCTTCGCCGAACTTCGTGCCGATCAGGGCGGCGGCGCGCCCAACAACCAGCTCGATCTGGTGATGGACATCCCCGTCACGCTGTCGGTGGAACTGGGCCGCACCAAAATCCAGATTCGCGAACTGCTGCAACTGGCGCAAGGTTCAGTGGTCGATCTCGACCGGCTCGCAGGCGAACCGATGGATGTGCTGGTCAACGGCTTTCTCATCGCGCGCGGCGAAGTCGTGCTGGTGAATGACAAGTTCGGCATTCGCCTGACCGACATCGTCAGCCCGACCGAGCGCGCCCGGCGCCTGGCTTGA
- a CDS encoding methyl-accepting chemotaxis protein, translated as MFNNLRIGTRLSLAFGLLIVLLLVNAAFGLYEASRIQSHMQLVVQNRLAKERAVTIIANSSQNTTRIMLRSLLSQQFSDADRALIAEQRVNTDAAFKTLESLQPTPQLQTRLDNLRAIIAKGRSAQQTAIPEMQRSNFGTAAADYLKSGLIVSREVRQETAAIETLLRGQTDTLYAQSESDFVAARNASIGLAVLALLLAIAAAWLITRSITRPLAEAVSVTQRVAEGDLSVRVASTSKDETGQLLTALGDMVGRLTSVIGSVRSSAEQLLSASTQVSATSQSLSQSSSEQAASVEETSATLEQATASIRQNADNARLTDSMAQQAAGQAREGGAAVQGTVSAMQAIAERISIIDDIAYQTNMLALNAAIEAARAGEHGKGFAVVAAEVRKLAERSQVAAKEIGDLATSTVKQADAAGSLIAQMAPNISKTSDLVQEITAASEEQATGMQQINQAVAQLSAVTQQNASASEQLAATAEEMNAHAQALQESMLQFRLA; from the coding sequence ATGTTCAACAACCTTCGCATCGGCACACGCCTCAGCCTCGCCTTCGGCCTGCTGATCGTTCTTCTGCTTGTCAACGCGGCGTTCGGGCTGTACGAAGCCTCTCGCATTCAGAGCCACATGCAGCTCGTGGTGCAAAACCGTCTCGCCAAGGAGCGAGCCGTCACCATCATTGCCAACAGCAGCCAGAACACCACACGCATCATGCTGCGCAGCCTGCTGTCGCAGCAGTTCAGTGATGCCGATCGTGCCCTTATCGCTGAACAACGTGTGAATACGGACGCCGCTTTCAAGACTTTGGAGTCTCTGCAACCCACCCCGCAACTGCAGACCCGGCTCGACAACCTGCGCGCCATCATCGCCAAAGGACGTTCGGCGCAACAGACCGCGATTCCTGAAATGCAGCGAAGCAACTTCGGCACCGCTGCGGCCGATTACCTCAAATCCGGCTTGATCGTGTCACGCGAGGTTCGCCAGGAAACCGCGGCCATTGAGACGTTGTTGCGGGGTCAGACCGATACGCTCTATGCCCAGAGCGAGTCCGATTTCGTGGCTGCCCGCAATGCCAGCATCGGCCTGGCTGTGCTCGCCCTGCTGCTGGCTATCGCCGCTGCCTGGCTCATCACCCGTTCCATCACCCGTCCTCTAGCCGAAGCCGTTTCTGTGACCCAGCGTGTCGCCGAAGGCGATCTGTCGGTGCGGGTGGCTTCCACCTCGAAGGATGAAACCGGGCAGTTGCTCACAGCTTTGGGGGACATGGTCGGGCGGCTGACTTCGGTCATCGGCTCGGTGCGGTCGTCGGCCGAGCAGTTGCTCTCGGCGTCCACCCAGGTGTCGGCCACTTCGCAAAGTCTGTCGCAGTCGTCTTCGGAGCAGGCGGCTTCGGTGGAGGAAACCTCGGCCACGCTGGAGCAGGCGACCGCTTCGATTCGCCAGAATGCGGATAACGCCCGTCTGACGGATTCGATGGCGCAGCAGGCGGCAGGCCAAGCGCGTGAAGGGGGTGCGGCGGTGCAGGGCACGGTCTCGGCGATGCAAGCCATAGCGGAGCGCATCTCGATCATCGATGACATTGCGTATCAGACCAATATGCTGGCTTTGAATGCGGCGATTGAAGCGGCCCGGGCTGGGGAGCATGGCAAGGGCTTTGCGGTGGTGGCCGCGGAGGTGCGCAAGCTGGCGGAGCGCTCTCAGGTGGCGGCCAAGGAGATTGGCGATCTGGCGACTTCGACGGTGAAGCAGGCGGATGCGGCGGGTAGCTTGATTGCGCAGATGGCACCCAATATCTCGAAGACTTCGGATCTGGTGCAGGAGATCACAGCAGCGTCGGAAGAACAGGCCACCGGCATGCAGCAGATCAATCAGGCGGTGGCGCAGCTCTCCGCCGTCACCCAGCAGAACGCCTCGGCTTCGGAACAACTCGCGGCCACTGCCGAAGAGATGAATGCGCACGCGCAGGCTTTGCAGGAAAGCATGCTGCAGTTCAGATTGGCTTGA
- a CDS encoding chemotaxis protein CheA, translating into MSFEQQMQQAMRSFIVEAQELLEGMERGLMELEPQGGADDAIDDALDGEHINALFRAAHTIKGSAGLFGLDGIVRFTHHLESVLDQIRAGKLAVSSELVALLLQGRDHLAQLIDQIDSQGACIADTPEEQALVTRLQAAQQPAGGALVVAQQSPIAPSAPSAEAAPVTVLAHGSALTPSWHLSLRFGADSLRNGMDPLAFIRYLRGLGEIVGLVTLTDALPPLDAMDAETSYLGFEINFKSEASKEEIAAVFEFVQEDSTIRILPAHSRIADYVQLIRSLPEDDLRLGDILVQIGTLTQKELSDALNAQHDAQATGAPAAPLGEILVREGATHQPIVQAALDKQKQIKDKRSRDNQMLRVAADKLDALINLVGELVIASAGNALHAQNASQIEAAAQITRLVEDIRERALKLRMVEIGETFARFQRVVRDVSRELGKDIALVIEGADTEMDKTLVERIADPLMHLVRNSIDHGIESPEVRTARGKPAQGTLKLAARHDSGSILITVSDDGGGLNRERILAKAVERGLISTEAAAALPDAEVWALIFEPGFSTADAVTDLSGRGVGMDVVKRNIEAIRGSIDIQSSAGVGTQMHLRLPLTLAIIDGFLVQAAGRTFVLPLDAVIECMEFAPTQPQQGYINLRGEVLPLLHLREQLGLADSAADSPNTRSNVVVAQIGGQRAGIVVDALLGEYQTVIKPLGALFAHLQGISGSTILGNGEVALILDAAPLISRASRSAQGRQAPALSN; encoded by the coding sequence ATGAGCTTCGAACAACAAATGCAGCAGGCCATGCGCTCCTTCATCGTCGAAGCGCAAGAGCTGCTCGAAGGCATGGAACGCGGGCTGATGGAACTCGAACCCCAAGGCGGCGCTGATGACGCTATTGATGACGCCCTGGATGGCGAGCACATCAACGCCCTGTTCCGCGCGGCCCACACCATCAAAGGCTCGGCCGGGCTGTTCGGCCTCGACGGCATCGTGCGTTTCACTCACCATCTGGAAAGCGTGCTCGACCAGATTCGCGCAGGCAAACTCGCCGTCAGCAGCGAACTCGTCGCGCTGTTGCTGCAAGGGCGCGATCACCTCGCGCAACTGATCGACCAGATCGACAGCCAAGGTGCCTGCATCGCCGACACCCCGGAAGAACAGGCGCTGGTCACCCGGCTGCAGGCCGCTCAGCAGCCCGCAGGCGGTGCGCTGGTCGTGGCCCAGCAAAGCCCCATCGCACCGAGCGCCCCCTCGGCGGAAGCCGCCCCCGTCACCGTGCTCGCGCACGGATCGGCGCTGACGCCATCGTGGCATCTGTCGCTGCGCTTCGGCGCCGACAGTCTGCGCAACGGCATGGACCCGCTGGCCTTCATCCGCTATCTGCGCGGGCTGGGCGAAATCGTCGGTCTCGTCACCCTGACCGACGCCCTGCCCCCGCTCGACGCGATGGACGCCGAGACCAGCTATCTCGGTTTCGAGATCAACTTCAAGAGCGAGGCCAGCAAGGAAGAAATCGCCGCCGTGTTCGAGTTCGTGCAGGAAGACAGCACCATCCGCATCCTGCCCGCGCACAGCCGCATTGCCGACTATGTGCAACTCATTCGCAGCCTGCCCGAAGACGACCTGCGGCTGGGCGACATTCTGGTGCAGATCGGCACGCTGACGCAGAAAGAATTGAGCGACGCGCTCAACGCGCAACACGACGCGCAGGCCACCGGCGCACCGGCCGCCCCCTTGGGCGAGATTCTGGTGCGCGAAGGCGCCACGCACCAGCCCATTGTGCAGGCCGCGCTCGACAAACAGAAGCAGATCAAAGACAAACGCAGCCGTGACAACCAGATGCTGCGCGTGGCCGCCGACAAGCTCGACGCCCTCATCAACCTCGTGGGCGAACTGGTGATTGCCAGCGCCGGCAATGCGCTGCACGCGCAGAACGCCAGCCAGATCGAAGCCGCCGCGCAGATCACCCGGCTGGTCGAAGACATCCGCGAGCGGGCGCTCAAGCTGCGCATGGTCGAGATCGGCGAAACCTTCGCGCGCTTTCAGCGCGTGGTGCGCGACGTGTCGCGTGAGCTGGGCAAAGACATCGCCCTGGTCATCGAAGGCGCCGACACCGAGATGGATAAAACCCTGGTCGAGCGCATCGCCGATCCGCTGATGCACCTGGTGCGCAACTCGATCGATCACGGCATCGAGTCCCCCGAAGTGCGCACCGCCCGCGGCAAACCCGCCCAAGGCACCCTCAAACTCGCCGCCCGTCACGACTCGGGCAGCATTCTCATCACGGTTTCAGACGACGGCGGCGGGCTGAACCGCGAGCGCATTCTTGCCAAAGCCGTCGAGCGCGGTCTGATTTCGACTGAGGCCGCCGCCGCCCTGCCCGACGCCGAGGTGTGGGCGCTGATTTTCGAGCCCGGCTTCTCCACCGCCGACGCCGTCACCGACCTGTCCGGCCGTGGCGTGGGCATGGACGTGGTCAAACGCAATATCGAAGCCATTCGCGGCAGCATCGACATCCAGAGCAGCGCCGGCGTGGGCACGCAGATGCACCTGCGCCTGCCCTTGACGCTCGCCATCATCGACGGCTTTCTGGTGCAAGCCGCCGGGCGCACCTTCGTGCTGCCGCTCGACGCGGTGATCGAGTGCATGGAGTTTGCGCCCACCCAGCCGCAGCAGGGCTATATCAACCTGCGCGGCGAAGTGTTGCCCCTATTGCATCTGCGCGAACAGCTCGGTTTGGCGGACTCTGCCGCTGACTCGCCGAACACCCGCAGCAATGTGGTGGTCGCGCAAATCGGCGGGCAGCGCGCTGGCATCGTCGTCGATGCCCTGCTTGGCGAATATCAGACCGTCATCAAACCGCTGGGCGCGCTGTTCGCCCACCTGCAAGGCATCAGCGGCTCGACCATTCTGGGCAACGGCGAAGTGGCGCTCATCCTCGACGCCGCCCCCCTGATCAGCCGCGCCAGCCGAAGCGCGCAGGGGCGCCAGGCCCCGGCACTGAGCAACTGA
- a CDS encoding STAS domain-containing protein produces MDIIPHQAGPACSVTLQGALDIYAAAEVRTRLAELIAQHPLVELQLTAVDEIDASGVQILLAAKQQASNLEHSLKLSGHSPAVIDALELCGLLAYFGDPVVEFGHTTAPKEHA; encoded by the coding sequence GTGGACATCATCCCCCATCAAGCCGGCCCGGCTTGCAGCGTGACGCTGCAAGGCGCGCTCGACATCTATGCCGCCGCCGAGGTGCGCACCCGGCTGGCCGAGCTGATCGCCCAGCATCCCCTGGTCGAACTGCAGTTGACCGCGGTCGACGAGATCGATGCCTCCGGCGTACAGATTCTGCTGGCCGCCAAACAGCAGGCCAGCAATCTGGAGCACAGCCTCAAACTCAGCGGGCACAGCCCCGCCGTCATCGACGCCCTCGAACTCTGCGGCCTGCTCGCCTACTTCGGCGACCCGGTAGTCGAGTTCGGCCACACCACAGCCCCCAAGGAGCACGCATGA
- a CDS encoding response regulator encodes MAKTILIVDDSASLRQVVNIALASAGYEVIEAVDGVDALTKLDGRKIHLIISDVNMPNMDGITLVKEIKQKADYKFTPIIMLTTESQDDMKAQGQAAGARAWVVKPFQPAQMLAAVSKLIAP; translated from the coding sequence ATGGCCAAAACCATTCTCATCGTCGACGACTCCGCCTCACTGCGTCAGGTGGTCAACATCGCCCTTGCCAGCGCGGGCTACGAAGTCATTGAAGCCGTTGACGGCGTGGACGCGCTGACCAAGCTCGACGGCCGCAAGATCCACCTCATCATCAGCGACGTGAACATGCCCAATATGGACGGCATCACCCTGGTGAAAGAGATCAAGCAGAAGGCCGACTACAAGTTCACGCCCATCATCATGCTCACCACCGAAAGCCAGGACGACATGAAGGCGCAAGGCCAGGCCGCAGGCGCCCGCGCCTGGGTGGTCAAACCCTTCCAGCCGGCGCAGATGCTGGCTGCGGTCTCCAAACTCATCGCACCCTGA
- a CDS encoding methyl-accepting chemotaxis protein has product MTQDATTSPPALQHSDAAQQIDALCAQALPVLGQQIDAGRAQMETAILALSQRFSSLHNRLENAVKASQHAAAGMDGGEGVVAVFRRSEGELGAVLEQLRTALDKRAAMVSEVLGMSRYTEALEKMATEVAALAAKTNLLALNAAIEAARAGENGRGFAVVADEVRKLSAQSRDTGRKMGEQVKIITGAIQTLTRSAGQSQIEEQQFLTQSESSIDQVLARLRDVATGLSDSSDLLQRESSGIREEIGDVLVSLQFQDRVSQILTHSRDSLDALVVELQSYQSRRASNPEAALDASAFMQRIAGGYTTQEQRLNHDGQSTMDAQDGGDITFF; this is encoded by the coding sequence ATGACCCAAGACGCCACGACCTCCCCTCCCGCCCTGCAGCACAGCGATGCTGCGCAGCAGATCGACGCCCTCTGCGCTCAGGCCTTACCCGTGCTCGGCCAACAGATCGACGCCGGACGCGCACAGATGGAGACCGCCATTCTGGCCTTGAGCCAGCGCTTCTCCAGCCTGCACAACCGCCTGGAAAACGCTGTGAAGGCGTCGCAGCATGCCGCCGCCGGCATGGATGGCGGCGAAGGCGTGGTGGCGGTATTCCGCCGCAGCGAAGGCGAACTCGGCGCCGTGCTCGAGCAGTTGCGCACCGCGCTGGACAAGCGCGCCGCCATGGTCAGCGAAGTGTTGGGCATGTCGCGCTACACCGAGGCGCTGGAGAAGATGGCGACTGAAGTGGCGGCGCTGGCGGCCAAGACCAATCTGCTCGCGCTCAATGCGGCCATCGAAGCCGCGCGGGCTGGCGAAAACGGCCGCGGCTTCGCGGTGGTGGCCGACGAAGTGCGCAAGCTCTCGGCGCAATCGCGCGATACCGGGCGCAAGATGGGCGAGCAGGTGAAAATCATCACCGGCGCCATCCAGACGCTCACCCGCTCGGCCGGGCAATCGCAAATCGAGGAGCAGCAGTTCCTCACCCAATCCGAATCGTCCATCGATCAGGTGCTCGCCCGCCTGCGCGATGTGGCTACGGGGCTGTCCGATTCGTCCGACCTGCTGCAACGCGAAAGCAGCGGTATCCGCGAAGAGATCGGCGATGTGCTGGTGTCGCTGCAGTTCCAGGATCGGGTCAGCCAGATTCTCACCCACAGCCGCGACAGCCTCGACGCCCTGGTGGTCGAACTACAGAGCTATCAGTCGCGCCGCGCCAGCAACCCTGAAGCCGCGCTCGACGCCTCCGCCTTCATGCAGCGCATCGCGGGCGGCTACACCACGCAGGAGCAGCGCCTCAACCACGACGGACAGTCCACGATGGACGCGCAAGACGGCGGCGACATCACCTTTTTCTGA
- a CDS encoding response regulator, producing MQLMVVDDSAMVRERLAGLLCGIDGVQAVLQADCGQQAMELLQQDTAGAVRFIVLDIEMPGESGLQVLQRIKSSRSDICVAMFTQHANSQHRARSLDGGADYFFDKSSDIDRLETLVRQLAAQPH from the coding sequence ATGCAACTGATGGTGGTCGACGATTCTGCAATGGTGCGCGAGCGCCTGGCCGGCCTGCTGTGCGGCATTGACGGGGTGCAAGCCGTGCTGCAGGCCGATTGCGGGCAGCAGGCGATGGAGCTGTTGCAGCAAGACACCGCAGGCGCGGTGCGCTTCATCGTGCTCGATATCGAAATGCCGGGTGAGAGCGGGCTGCAAGTTTTGCAGCGCATCAAGTCCAGCCGGAGTGATATCTGCGTGGCGATGTTCACCCAGCACGCCAACTCGCAGCACCGCGCCCGCAGCCTCGATGGAGGCGCCGATTATTTCTTCGACAAGAGTTCCGACATCGATCGGCTCGAAACCCTGGTGCGCCAACTGGCCGCGCAGCCCCATTGA
- a CDS encoding response regulator, with protein MDAARVLIVDDHALVGAGLVRMLEAEGLQPHWCGDTAAALDALRDAAWQVVLLDVSLPGGDGLDLLKRIKATHPRLPVLMLSMHAEHLFALRALRGGAAGYLTKDSAPGVLLDAIRAATQGKRYLTATVAEQLAHHFQEGAAADAPAHQTLSDRELQVLLRIGAGRTVGEVARELHLSVKTVSTHKTRLMQKMHLERDADLVRYVLDHELA; from the coding sequence ATGGACGCCGCCCGCGTGCTCATTGTTGACGACCACGCCCTTGTGGGCGCCGGGCTCGTTCGCATGCTCGAAGCCGAGGGGCTGCAGCCGCACTGGTGCGGCGACACCGCCGCAGCGCTCGACGCCCTGCGCGATGCCGCCTGGCAGGTGGTGCTGCTCGACGTGTCTCTGCCCGGCGGCGACGGCCTCGATCTGCTCAAACGCATCAAGGCCACGCACCCCCGCTTGCCCGTGCTCATGCTCAGCATGCATGCCGAGCATTTGTTCGCCCTGCGTGCCCTGCGCGGCGGCGCGGCCGGCTATCTCACCAAAGACAGCGCGCCAGGTGTGCTGCTCGACGCCATCCGCGCGGCCACCCAGGGCAAGCGCTACCTCACCGCCACCGTCGCCGAGCAGTTGGCGCATCACTTTCAAGAGGGCGCCGCCGCCGACGCCCCCGCGCATCAAACCCTGAGCGACCGCGAACTGCAGGTGCTGCTGCGCATCGGTGCCGGGCGCACCGTGGGCGAAGTGGCGCGGGAACTGCACTTGAGCGTCAAAACCGTCAGCACTCACAAAACCCGCCTGATGCAAAAGATGCACCTCGAGCGCGACGCCGATCTGGTGCGCTACGTCCTCGACCATGAATTGGCATGA
- a CDS encoding sensor histidine kinase translates to MPPFQSPPPPVQDLSSDDTPWAAHPLSGFGLVFQLSQRAGQLQFTQASESAQMVCGLSAQALLRSSTAFVGRIHAADQADFHASVQASALHGEPWNWEGRILTEGEIKWINIRAAVKRLDATQVQWNGIMINISHARRRESDLRDMAAHMERAREQERARLARDMHDELGQLLTALKMDISLLRRRLGPDDAQLNSMTQLVDAATAAGRRVAAQLRPAVLDLGLSDGLLWLAEEFSQRYGIPVSHQIEGAGELDDLTAIQIFRIAQEAFTNIARHAQAKSVRLTLARTPGLIALDIVDDGLGFTPATQTSEKSFGLRGMRERAHLLGGTLDCASVPNHGTTLRVRVPCTERGTPADAPTSGKPISA, encoded by the coding sequence GTGCCCCCGTTCCAAAGCCCTCCTCCACCCGTTCAAGATCTGTCTTCGGACGATACGCCCTGGGCCGCACATCCGCTCTCCGGCTTCGGTCTGGTGTTCCAGCTCAGCCAGCGCGCCGGGCAGTTGCAGTTCACCCAGGCCAGTGAATCGGCGCAAATGGTCTGCGGCCTGAGCGCGCAGGCGCTGCTGCGTTCGAGCACGGCCTTTGTCGGGCGAATTCATGCCGCCGATCAGGCCGATTTCCACGCCTCGGTGCAAGCCAGCGCGCTGCACGGCGAACCGTGGAACTGGGAGGGCCGCATCCTCACCGAGGGCGAGATCAAGTGGATCAACATCCGCGCCGCAGTGAAGCGGCTCGATGCCACCCAAGTGCAGTGGAACGGCATCATGATCAACATCAGCCATGCCCGCCGCCGCGAGTCCGATCTGCGCGACATGGCCGCGCACATGGAGCGCGCACGCGAGCAGGAACGTGCCCGCCTCGCCCGCGACATGCACGACGAACTCGGCCAGTTGCTCACCGCGTTGAAAATGGACATCAGCCTGCTGCGCCGGCGCCTCGGGCCCGACGACGCGCAGCTCAACAGCATGACCCAGCTGGTGGATGCCGCCACCGCCGCTGGCCGTCGCGTCGCAGCCCAGCTCCGGCCCGCCGTGCTCGATCTCGGGCTGAGCGACGGGCTGCTCTGGCTGGCCGAGGAGTTCAGCCAGCGCTACGGCATTCCCGTTTCGCACCAGATCGAGGGCGCCGGTGAGCTGGACGACCTCACCGCCATCCAGATCTTCCGCATCGCGCAGGAAGCCTTCACCAATATCGCCCGCCACGCGCAGGCCAAATCCGTTCGACTCACCCTGGCCCGCACACCCGGGCTGATCGCGCTCGACATCGTCGATGACGGGCTGGGCTTCACCCCGGCCACGCAGACCAGCGAAAAATCCTTTGGTTTGCGCGGCATGCGCGAGCGCGCGCATTTGCTCGGCGGCACGCTCGATTGCGCCAGCGTGCCCAACCACGGCACCACCCTGCGCGTGCGCGTGCCCTGCACCGAACGTGGCACACCTGCCGACGCGCCGACTTCCGGCAAACCGATCTCCGCCTGA
- the miaA gene encoding tRNA (adenosine(37)-N6)-dimethylallyltransferase MiaA, with product MTQQTPQPVLCLVGPTASGKTAAALQLVQQARQRGKTVELISMDSALVYRGMDIGTAKPGADERAQAVHHLLDILDPSQSYSAAQFAADARRLIQEIRQRGAQPLIVGGTLLYLKALQSGLSELPQADPAVRAELDAEAARLGWPALHARLAEVDPVTAARLAPGDAQRIQRALEVWQLSGRPLSAHLAAGRADDDPLPLRILSLEPSDRSVLHARIAQRFEQMLAAGFLDEMRVLRQRGDLSPALPSIRAVGYRQAWHYLDGDISAEQFREQAIAATRQLAKRQLTWLRSMPQRQIYDCLEPLRIQVF from the coding sequence GTGACTCAACAAACCCCACAGCCTGTTCTCTGCCTCGTCGGCCCGACTGCCAGCGGCAAAACCGCCGCGGCTTTGCAACTCGTCCAGCAGGCCCGACAGCGCGGCAAAACCGTGGAACTCATCAGCATGGACTCGGCGCTGGTCTATCGCGGCATGGATATCGGCACCGCCAAGCCCGGCGCTGACGAGCGCGCCCAGGCCGTGCACCACCTGCTCGACATCCTCGACCCGTCGCAAAGCTATAGCGCGGCGCAATTCGCTGCGGACGCGCGCCGGCTTATCCAAGAAATTCGCCAGCGCGGCGCCCAGCCCCTGATCGTCGGCGGCACCCTGCTCTACCTCAAGGCGCTGCAGTCCGGCCTGTCCGAACTGCCGCAGGCCGATCCTGCCGTGCGCGCCGAACTCGACGCCGAGGCCGCCCGGCTCGGCTGGCCCGCGCTGCACGCCCGGCTGGCCGAAGTCGATCCGGTCACCGCGGCCCGCCTTGCTCCGGGCGACGCCCAGCGCATCCAGCGCGCGCTGGAAGTGTGGCAACTCAGCGGTCGGCCTCTCTCGGCGCATCTGGCTGCCGGGCGCGCGGATGACGACCCCTTGCCCCTGCGCATCCTCTCGCTGGAACCTTCTGATCGCAGCGTGCTGCACGCGCGCATCGCCCAACGATTCGAGCAGATGCTGGCCGCCGGTTTTCTCGACGAAATGCGCGTCCTTCGCCAACGCGGCGACCTCAGCCCCGCGCTGCCCTCGATCCGCGCCGTGGGCTACCGCCAGGCCTGGCATTACCTGGACGGCGACATCAGCGCCGAGCAGTTCCGCGAGCAGGCCATCGCCGCCACCCGCCAGCTCGCCAAACGCCAGCTCACCTGGCTGCGCTCCATGCCCCAGCGGCAGATTTACGACTGTCTCGAACCGCTGAGAATTCAAGTTTTCTGA